In Dermacentor silvarum isolate Dsil-2018 chromosome 2, BIME_Dsil_1.4, whole genome shotgun sequence, the following proteins share a genomic window:
- the LOC125943441 gene encoding uncharacterized protein LOC125943441, with translation MRRRKTSLIPSSTHPTLTVKENWDGAKGSGNVRCVFEMARTTAAQTTVTVMNMSNQGHRHHLNHYPQGGMSQPKQSRLTSFRTVQISGTVRLSRRLHNQVHRPLHCTDQHLRLSREGSISKYKCLNQHTGQYPHLLLKLQGHTRIRMCSVLCTGRKLPAHSQNCKLVAHRIYQYLHPLLELQGHTRNHTYLMLYAGLLRHMLKLPALQSCNLLVCHACNINFCWFCSPNPIFAFGHLMHYSQAEHNLWCRLYSHSSYRPVSTRVTGTTKLHADPQVLASAYRGQT, from the exons ATGAGAAGGCGCAAGACAAGCTTAATTCCCTCCAGTACTCATCCGACACTAACAGTGAAAGAGAATTGGGACGGGGCAAAAGGAAGCGGCAACGTGCGATGCGTTTTCGAGATGGCGAGGACAACAGCAGCACAGACTACGGTCACAGTGATGAATATGTCCAACCAAGGGCACCGACACCACCTCAACCACTATCCACAG ggAGGTATGAGCCAACCTAAGCAGAGCCGTCTTACCAGCTTTCGGACTGTACAG ATATCCGGGACTGTTCGTCTCTCACGGAGGCTTCACAACCAAGTTCACAGGCCG CTGCACTGTACAGACCAGCATCTACGCCTTTCGAGAGAGGGCAGTATATCGAAGTACAAGTGCCTG AATCAGCATACAGGCCAGTATCCACATCTCTTGCTGAAGCTACAAGGTCACACACGAATACGCATGTGCTCG GTGCTTTGCACAGGTCGGAAGCTGCCAGCTCATTCACAGAATTGCAAACTCGTG GCTCATCGAATATACCAGTATCTGCATCCCTTACTGGAGTTACAAGGCCACACACGGAACCACACGTACTTG ATGCTTTATGCAGGCCTCCTCCGCCACATGCTGAAGTTGCCAGCTTTACAGAGTTGCAACCTCTTGGTATGTCATGCATGCAATATAAATTTTTGCTGGTTTTGTTCACCGAATCCAATTTTTGCCTTTGGACATTTAATGCACTACAGTCAGGCAGAGCATAACCTGTGGTGTCGTTTATATTCACATTCATCGTACAGGCCAGTATCCACACGTGTGACTGGAACTACAAAGTTGCACGCAGACCCACAAGTGCTCG CGTCGGCCTACCGGGGCCAAACATGA